A single Ktedonobacteraceae bacterium DNA region contains:
- a CDS encoding NUDIX hydrolase, translated as MTEVNTPVDPFPERSRPSRPLSMGAGAVVVSEGRVLLVRNIYGVTRGRYLLPAGRVHVGELPDQAAIRETFEETGLRVEIEGLIGLRIWVMDDGEHNYFFMFRAKLLSPVSDLCPNLDEIDDARFFTREEMQALSVDETWSGAVAIALKALEPGASIWPNYADLSDTSGVDTPDRWRIWM; from the coding sequence ATGACAGAGGTCAACACCCCCGTCGACCCATTCCCGGAGCGTTCCAGGCCCAGTCGCCCGCTCAGTATGGGTGCGGGAGCCGTTGTCGTTTCCGAAGGACGGGTTCTGCTGGTGCGCAATATTTACGGGGTTACACGGGGACGCTATCTGCTTCCGGCGGGGCGCGTTCATGTGGGCGAACTGCCAGACCAGGCGGCTATACGCGAAACGTTCGAGGAAACGGGCCTGCGGGTGGAGATCGAGGGCTTGATAGGCCTGCGCATCTGGGTGATGGACGATGGCGAGCACAACTATTTTTTCATGTTCCGCGCGAAGCTGCTCTCGCCGGTCAGCGACCTTTGCCCGAACCTTGATGAAATCGACGATGCGCGTTTTTTTACACGCGAAGAGATGCAGGCGCTCTCCGTTGACGAAACATGGTCCGGCGCCGTCGCCATTGCCCTGAAAGCATTGGAGCCAGGTGCAAGCATCTGGCCCAATTACGCCGATCTTTCGGATACGTCGGGTGTGGATACACCTGATCGATGGCGCATATGGATGTGA